The Candidatus Terasakiella magnetica genome includes the window ATTGGCAGGCGATATTCAAGACCTGCCCAATTGCAGTCTTTCATCGCCCGACCTATGCTTTAAAGGCTATATCGTCGATGACAGCAAAATGTTTTGCATCATATAGACTGCCCCAAAAGCAGGCATCTGTGTTAAAATGTAAAGATACTCCGGCTTGGGTCTTTCTGCCCATACGGGGAATGGCGATCTCGGCGACCCAGATCAGGCAACAAATGAAGGACTAAGACCATAGCACGCAAAAAAAACGGCCAGATAAGCTCCAAGGAAATCCTGGAAATGGCTGTCACTTCCCTTGACGACGATAAAGCAAGAGATATCGTAACGATTGATCTGGCTGGTAAATCCAGTCTTGCTGACCATCTTGTTATTGCGTCTGGTACGTCTCAACGCCAAGTGGTTGCTATGGCGGATCATTTGATGGAAAAACTAAAAGCCCAAGGCCTGAAAGGTCTGTTTGCTGAAGGTAAAGAGCAAGGCGATTGGGTTGTGGTTGATGCCTTTGATGTGATCATCCACCTGTTCCGCCCAGAAGTTCGCGATTTCTACAATCTTGAAAAAATGTGGAATGTTGAACTGCCTGAAAGCGGTGCCAGCGAAGAAAACTCCGAACATATCGGTTAAAAACCGTGCATGTGCGCACACATATTATCGCCATGGGAAAATGGAAAAAAGGCCCGGAAAAGGACCTTTTTGAAACCTATGGCGCCCGCATGCGTCCCGCCCCCGTCCTAAAAGAACTGGATTTTCGCAAAAAACTATCTGGCGCGGAGCTGAAACAGGCTGAGGCGGAGCTTTTGCTCAATGCGGTGCCTAATGGCGCGGTGATTGTGGCATTGGATGAGCGCGGTAAAACATTTTCGAGTCGCGAATTTGCTGGAAAAATCCAGAAATGGCAGGATCAGGGCCGCGGTGATATTGCCTTTATCATCGGCGGGGCTGATGGGCTGGATGAAAGCGTGCGCGCCCGTTCTGATTTGCTCATAAGTTTTGGGTCAATGACATGGCCCCACATGCTGGTGCGCCCCATGTTGGCTGAACAGCTCTTTCGCGCATCGGCGATTTTATCGGGTCATCCTTACCATAGGGACTGATTTATTCGCCTTTAGGTTATACTTACCCAAAAAAAACCGGATATTATACTTTATTTCCCAATAAAGACGTTTGCGGTTTTGACGAAAACGGGCATAATCCCCTATAACTTGAGAAACGACTTTTACTAACTAGGGGCGAAGCGATAAAAATGCAAGATTCTGTCAGCTCATATGCGTTGGAAGCTGCTGACCAACAGGTTGCGCAATACCAACAAGAACTCTTTGGACAATGTAGAAATACATTTGAAGCCTTTCAGGGGCTTGGCGATGTTGCCGAAGATATGCGGATTCTTTCCTTGAATGCGGAATTAGCAGCCGGCCGTGCTGGTCAATATGGTGTTTCTATTCGTGCCTTGACGCAATATACGCGTGAGTTGGTAAACCGCTTGGAACAGATCAATCTTGAAATGCAAAAGATTGAAGCCTTCAATGCAGCCGAAGAAGAAGTCCAAGAAGAAGCCGCTGCGGTTGAATATGCTGAAACTGTTGAAGCTGTGGAAGAATACCCACAGGAATATAGCGAAGAATATGCGGCTGAAGAAGCCACCTATAGCGAAGCTGATGATATTGCTTATGCGCTGGAAAGATTTGCCAGTGATAATGGTGGTGTGAAATACCTTAACGAACAAGCAAAACGCATTGCTGAGGTTGTTTCACAATCCAACTCTATTGCGACAAACATGGCGATTGAGGCCGCAACGGCTGGTCAATATGAAGATACATTTACCAATGTGGCAAATGATATGCGCGGTTTCGTAGATACCTTGAAAAACATGGTGACACGTGCGCAGGATTCTATTGAAAAAGCATTCCGTGCAGAAAAAAGCCTTAAAGAGATTGATGCAGCCGGTCGTTAATCGACTGCTCATCAGCTCAGTATTTATTATGTGGGTCGTTGTTGGTTGAAGTGTCAAAATATCTGGCATTTTTGCGGGCAACGACCCACATACATTACGACTATGACACGAACCTTGAGACCCTAAAGCGCTATGACCAACATTAAAGCTGCCCGCCCAACGATCCTTTGTATTCTTGATGGTTGGGGAGAGAGAACAGAACAAGCAGACAATGCGATTGCGATTGCCCAAACACCAACGTGGGACCGTTTGTATCAGGACTGTCCAACAACACGTCTGGATGCTTGTGCTGAAAAAGTTGGTCTGCCCAGTGGTCAGATGGGGAATTCTGAAGTCGGTCATATGAATTTGGGTGCGGGCCGTGTGGTTATGCAAAACCTTCCGCGCATTGATAAAGCAGTGGCTGATGATGCGCTGGGGGATACCCAGGCCATGACCGATTTGGTCACTTCCTTGAAGAAAACGGGTGGAGCGTGTCACCTTATGGGCTTGATGTCGCCCGGTGGTGTGCATTCTTCCCAAGACCATATGGTTGCCTTGGCAAAGACGCTGGATGAGCAAGGTGTTGAAGTGCATCTTCATGCCTTTTTAGATGGGCGTGATACTCCACCGAGCAGCGCCAAAGAGTTTGTTGCCAAGTTTGAAGATGATATTTCCAACTGTAAGAATGTGAAAATCTCAACGATTTCAGGGCGTTTTTATGCCATGGATCGCGATGAACGTTGGGAACGTGTCTCTAGTGCTTATGAGGTGATGACCCAAGGCAAAGGCGAGCAGGCTGAAACTGCTTTAAACGCGATTACCCAGTCCTATGATAAGGGTGAAACCGATGAATTTGTTTTGCCCACAGCCATTAACGGTTTTGATGGGATGCAAGATGGTGATGCGCTTTTGATGGCAAATTTCCGGGCAGATCGTGCCCGTGAAATTTTGGCGGCACTAGCGGACTCTTCATTTGATGGGTTTGAACGTTCCAAGGTTGTTTCATTTGCGGCAACAACGGGCATGGTGGAATATTCAAGCCACCATAATACATTTATGAGTGCTTTGTTTCCGGCACAAAAGCTGAGCAATATTTTGGGCCAAGTTGTTTCAGAAGCGGGCATGACCCAGTTACGTATTGCAGAAACAGAAAAATATGCCCATGTGACTTTCTTTTTAAATGGCGGGGAAGAAAAAGTCTTTGAAGGTGAAGACCGTATTTTGGTTCCTTCACCCAAAGTGGCGACTTATGACCTTCAGCCAGAAATGTCTGCACCGGAGCTGACTGATAAACTGGTGGGGGCCATTGAGGCTGAAAAATATGACCTCATTGTTGTGAATTATGCCAATGGCGATATGGTCGGTCACACAGGTGTACTTGACGCCGCAGTCAGTGCAGCCCAAACGGTTGATGGGTGTCTGGCACGTCTTGAAAAAGCGATTGAAAAGACAGGCGCGACCATGTTGATCACGGCTGATCATGGCAATGCGGAAATGATGAAAGATCACCAAACAGGCCAAGCCCATACCGCCCATACACTTAATCCGGTTCCGGTTGTTTTGGTCAATGCCCCTGAGGGAGTAAATGATCTGGAAGACGGTTCATTAGCTGATGTGGCGCCGACCTTATTGCAGTTGATGGGGCTTGCCCAACCCGCTGAGATGAGTGGACGCACATTGATTAAAGGTGCAGGACTTCGTGCAGCACAATAAGCTTTTTCATAAATTTGTCTTGGTCTGCGCACTCTTTCTTTGGGGTGTGCAGCAAGAAGGTGTTGCGCAAAGCCAAACAGATGAGCTGCAACAAATTGAAAAAGATATTCAAAAGCAAAAGCAACAAAGTAACCAGCTGAAAAGCAAATCGGAAAGCTTGAAAAAAGAAGCGGTTGCTTTGCGTGCAGAACTTATTGCCTTGTCGCAATCTGTTCAACAACGCGAAGCCAACGTCACGCGCCTTGAAGATTCGCTTGCCATTATCAAGCTGGATGAAAATCAAGCCCGTCTTGCGCTGGAAGAACGCCACGGGCAATCGGTTGAAACTTTGATGGCGCTGCAACGTTTGGCGCTTAACCCACCAGAAGCCATTATTGCCTTGCCCCAACCGCCTGCCGATATGGTGCGCAGTGCGATTTTGCTGCGCTCCATTGTGCCGCAAATTCAAGAACAGGCCACGGTTTTGCGCCGCGAAGTCACGCTTTACGCCCAAAAACGCAAACAGTTGGAAGTGCAAAAAGAACAGCTCAGCCTTGCCAATGTGAATTTGGATGATGAACGCAGGCGCTTAAATGCCCTGATTTCTGAGAAAAAGAAACTCAGCAAACGCTTTTTAACAAAAAGCCGCAACGCCCAAAAACGCATCGCATCTTTGAGTAAAAAAGCCAAATCCCTGCGCAGCCTGATTGATAAGATCAATCGTGAGAAAAAGGCCCAAGCCGCACGGGTAAAAAAAGCCAAACCTGCGAGTCGTGATGTTAGGCAAGAACGGGATGTGGAAATCGTTTTGGGCAAGCCGCCAAGTGGCAAACCCATTGCTAAAGCTAAGGGTAAATTATCTCGCCCGGCATCGGGCAAGCTCGTGATGAAATTTGGCCAGCGTGAAAAATTAGGCGGTAAACACAAGGGTGTGAGCTTTAAAACACGCCGTGGTGCACAGATTGTTGCCACATATGATGGACAAATTGCCTTTGCAGGGCCTTTTCGTGGCTATAAACAGCTGTTAATCATTGATCATGGCGGTGGATATCATACACTACTGACTGGGATGGATCGCATTGATGTGTCTGTGGGGCAATGGCTTTTAAGCGGTGAGCCTGTAGGCATCATGTCGCAAAGCAGATCAGGGCGTGATACTCTCTATTTCGAACTGCGCAAAAATGGCGCACCAATTAATCCGTCGTCTTGGATGAGACGACAAAACGCAAGGGCGCGAGGATGACCATTCGATTTTCCAAGGCGGTAGCTTTTCTGGTGAGTTTCCTTTTCATTGCACCTTCTTTCGCAGAAGAGGCAAAACAGGAAGATCCGGCAAAAACCTATCAACTGCTCAATCTCTTTAGTGAGGTTTTTGAAAAGGTACGTAGTGATTACGTTGAAGAAAAGACCGATCAGGAAATTATCGAAGCCGCGATCCAAGGGATGCTTAGCTCGCTTGACCCGCATTCAAGCTTTTTAAATGCAGATCATTTTAAAGATATGCAGGTCCAGACCAAAGGCCAGTTTGGTGGTCTTGGTATTCAGGTTTCCATGGACCCAAGCGGTTTGATCAAGGTGATTTCACCTATTGATGACACGCCTGCCTATAAAGCAGGGATGAAAGCGGGTGATTTGATCAGCCATCTTGATGGTGAAGGTGTCAGTGGCCTGACGTTGAGCCAAGCGGTTGATAAAATGCGCGGGCCAGTAGGGGCTGACATTACCATGACGGTGCGTCGCAATGGCGAAAAGCCCTTTGATGTGACCATCACACGTGCTGTCATTAAGGTGCCAAGTGTGCGCAATCGTATGGAAGGCGATATCGGTTATATCCGCATCACCAGCTTTACAGAACAAACCGAGCGCGGCCTGAAAAAAGCCATTGATAAATTCAATAAAGAAAAGGGTGATCGCTTAAAAGGGATCGTTCTTGATTTGCGCAATAACCCGGGTGGTTTGCTTGATCAGGCCATTGCGGTTTCTGATGCCTTCTTAAGCCGTGGTGAAATTGTTTCAACGCGTTCGCGCCGCAGCGAAGATATCCAGCGTTATAACGCCCGTCCCGGTGATCTGGCCGATGGGCTACCGGTCGTTGTGTTGATCAACGGCGGCTCGGCTTCTGCTTCTGAAATTGTGGCCGGTGCCTTGCAAGACCATGCCCGTGCTTTGATCTTAGGCACACGTTCCTTTGGTAAAGGGTCTGTTCAAACGATCTTGCCACTGGGTGTGCATGGGGCCATGCGTTTAACAACAGCGCGTTATTATACGCCAAGTGGACATTCAATTCAGGGCGTTGGGATTGATCCTGACATCAAGGTTGAGATTGCCAAGATTGAAAAAATCGGCGTAGGTGTTGGTACGCGTGAAGCTGATCTTCGTGGCTCATTGAAAAATACCGATGAAGATGCAAAACAGCGCAAAGACAAGGCTGATGAAGAACGCAACGGTAAGAAAGAGGACGTGAAAAAGCAGGAAGATTACCAGCTTAGTCGCGCCCTTGATCTGATTGAAGGTATTTCGCTTTATTCAGAAATGCCAAGAAATACAGAAGAATAATCAAAGGTAAGTAAGATGGCTGAAGACGATCTTGACGACACTCTTGATGATGTGGATATGGACGATGCTCCAAGTGGGGAAAGTGGTGTCCCTTCACCCACAGACATGGCAGATGACGATGATGATTTCGACTTCGGCGATGATGACTTTGATTATGATGGTGAAGGGGGCTCTAAATCAAAGTTCGATTTTAAAGCCCTTCTTCAGGATAAGAAAAAACTCGCCATTTTTGGCGGGGTCGGGCTTGTTCTTCTCGGCGCTATTGGCGGTGGGGCCTTCTGGTTCTTATCGGGTGATGATGAAGAAGACGTTGCTGAAGAAAGTGGTGCTAAGGTAAGCGCTGGTGTTGGCGGTGCGGTTGGCATGGCGCTTAATAGTGTGGCGACTTCGGGTTTGACACCGCAATCAAAACTCACAGCTGGTTCTAAGCTGACAGCGGGCAGTAAATTAACTGCGGGTGCTGGCAAATTGAGCGCAGGCGGGGGCAAACTCACTGCTGGTGGTGCAGCCATGGTTGCCAGTCAAGTCAGTGGTGGCATGGGGGGGTATGACCCTGAAAATAAACAAAACCCGCTTTCAACAGCTGCGGTTGGTGATGTAGGTATTAATATCCCCGCTGTTTTACCGCGCGCGGTTGCCAGCCTTGGGGGGGTAAAAGCGCCTCAGCCGATGGCCCAAGGCGTTGATAAAGATTTGATGGAAGTGACCCAAAATGGGTTGATCCCGGCTGTTTCAAAAGATGGTCGAGAGGCTTGGAAAACATATGCACGCCCCTTTGCAGGCCAACCCAAGGACCCTGTTGTTGGGCTTGTGGTCACGGGTTTGGGGTTGAGCAAAAGCTTAACAGAAGCTGCGATTAACCATCTGCCTCATGATGTCACATTGTCTTTTAGTGCCTATGGTAAAGGGATTAAGGCGTGGGTTGAACAGGCACGCGCAATGGGCCATGAGGTGCTTTTGGAACTCCCCTTAGAATCTGATAGTTTCCCAGCCGATGATCCGGGGCCCATGTCTATGTTGACGACAAAAAGTGCCACTGAAAACTTAAAGCTTTTAAACCTATTGATGGGAACGGCCCAAGGCTATGTAGGCTTTGTTGGGCAATATGGCTCTAGGTTTTTGCGCGATCGCAAATCGGTTTCTCCTGTTTTAGGTGAAATTAAAACACGTGGTCTATTTTATATGGACCCGCGCAGTGTAGATGGTGGCGTCGGTTTGGAAATGGCGGATGAAATGCAGCTTGCACGCGCTGTTTCAGATATGACTATCAAGACGGATGCGAGTATGACAAAAATCCGCGCTCAACTTGAAACGGTGGCAACCATGGCGAAAAATCGGGGCGCATCTGCTGCTCTTATTCGCGCAACACCCAATAGTATTAAAACGATTAAGGCATGGGCGGGGGCCTTAAGTGGGGTGAAAATTGCA containing:
- the rsfS gene encoding ribosome silencing factor, whose product is MAVTSLDDDKARDIVTIDLAGKSSLADHLVIASGTSQRQVVAMADHLMEKLKAQGLKGLFAEGKEQGDWVVVDAFDVIIHLFRPEVRDFYNLEKMWNVELPESGASEENSEHIG
- the rlmH gene encoding 23S rRNA (pseudouridine(1915)-N(3))-methyltransferase RlmH; this translates as MRTHIIAMGKWKKGPEKDLFETYGARMRPAPVLKELDFRKKLSGAELKQAEAELLLNAVPNGAVIVALDERGKTFSSREFAGKIQKWQDQGRGDIAFIIGGADGLDESVRARSDLLISFGSMTWPHMLVRPMLAEQLFRASAILSGHPYHRD
- the gpmI gene encoding 2,3-bisphosphoglycerate-independent phosphoglycerate mutase, encoding MTNIKAARPTILCILDGWGERTEQADNAIAIAQTPTWDRLYQDCPTTRLDACAEKVGLPSGQMGNSEVGHMNLGAGRVVMQNLPRIDKAVADDALGDTQAMTDLVTSLKKTGGACHLMGLMSPGGVHSSQDHMVALAKTLDEQGVEVHLHAFLDGRDTPPSSAKEFVAKFEDDISNCKNVKISTISGRFYAMDRDERWERVSSAYEVMTQGKGEQAETALNAITQSYDKGETDEFVLPTAINGFDGMQDGDALLMANFRADRAREILAALADSSFDGFERSKVVSFAATTGMVEYSSHHNTFMSALFPAQKLSNILGQVVSEAGMTQLRIAETEKYAHVTFFLNGGEEKVFEGEDRILVPSPKVATYDLQPEMSAPELTDKLVGAIEAEKYDLIVVNYANGDMVGHTGVLDAAVSAAQTVDGCLARLEKAIEKTGATMLITADHGNAEMMKDHQTGQAHTAHTLNPVPVVLVNAPEGVNDLEDGSLADVAPTLLQLMGLAQPAEMSGRTLIKGAGLRAAQ
- a CDS encoding murein hydrolase activator EnvC family protein, producing the protein MQHNKLFHKFVLVCALFLWGVQQEGVAQSQTDELQQIEKDIQKQKQQSNQLKSKSESLKKEAVALRAELIALSQSVQQREANVTRLEDSLAIIKLDENQARLALEERHGQSVETLMALQRLALNPPEAIIALPQPPADMVRSAILLRSIVPQIQEQATVLRREVTLYAQKRKQLEVQKEQLSLANVNLDDERRRLNALISEKKKLSKRFLTKSRNAQKRIASLSKKAKSLRSLIDKINREKKAQAARVKKAKPASRDVRQERDVEIVLGKPPSGKPIAKAKGKLSRPASGKLVMKFGQREKLGGKHKGVSFKTRRGAQIVATYDGQIAFAGPFRGYKQLLIIDHGGGYHTLLTGMDRIDVSVGQWLLSGEPVGIMSQSRSGRDTLYFELRKNGAPINPSSWMRRQNARARG
- a CDS encoding S41 family peptidase; the protein is MTIRFSKAVAFLVSFLFIAPSFAEEAKQEDPAKTYQLLNLFSEVFEKVRSDYVEEKTDQEIIEAAIQGMLSSLDPHSSFLNADHFKDMQVQTKGQFGGLGIQVSMDPSGLIKVISPIDDTPAYKAGMKAGDLISHLDGEGVSGLTLSQAVDKMRGPVGADITMTVRRNGEKPFDVTITRAVIKVPSVRNRMEGDIGYIRITSFTEQTERGLKKAIDKFNKEKGDRLKGIVLDLRNNPGGLLDQAIAVSDAFLSRGEIVSTRSRRSEDIQRYNARPGDLADGLPVVVLINGGSASASEIVAGALQDHARALILGTRSFGKGSVQTILPLGVHGAMRLTTARYYTPSGHSIQGVGIDPDIKVEIAKIEKIGVGVGTREADLRGSLKNTDEDAKQRKDKADEERNGKKEDVKKQEDYQLSRALDLIEGISLYSEMPRNTEE
- a CDS encoding divergent polysaccharide deacetylase family protein, which encodes MAEDDLDDTLDDVDMDDAPSGESGVPSPTDMADDDDDFDFGDDDFDYDGEGGSKSKFDFKALLQDKKKLAIFGGVGLVLLGAIGGGAFWFLSGDDEEDVAEESGAKVSAGVGGAVGMALNSVATSGLTPQSKLTAGSKLTAGSKLTAGAGKLSAGGGKLTAGGAAMVASQVSGGMGGYDPENKQNPLSTAAVGDVGINIPAVLPRAVASLGGVKAPQPMAQGVDKDLMEVTQNGLIPAVSKDGREAWKTYARPFAGQPKDPVVGLVVTGLGLSKSLTEAAINHLPHDVTLSFSAYGKGIKAWVEQARAMGHEVLLELPLESDSFPADDPGPMSMLTTKSATENLKLLNLLMGTAQGYVGFVGQYGSRFLRDRKSVSPVLGEIKTRGLFYMDPRSVDGGVGLEMADEMQLARAVSDMTIKTDASMTKIRAQLETVATMAKNRGASAALIRATPNSIKTIKAWAGALSGVKIAPMTSLAGRQKS